Proteins co-encoded in one Salvia splendens isolate huo1 chromosome 4, SspV2, whole genome shotgun sequence genomic window:
- the LOC121801123 gene encoding auxin-induced protein X10A-like, with product MAAAIKKVNMITQIVRLRQVVQRWKTKSLSRRSPSSSSSDSGGSPKCRTPSGSLAVYIGPERCRFVIPTRFLNFPVFVALLDQAEEEFGFQTAGGLVLLCEPAFFSQILRLLDDDEERFRGLSLDDFINIVAEVSSDSLSCKESSSSYGFAPLLHKTRV from the coding sequence ATGGCCGCCGCCATAAAGAAGGTGAacatgatcacccaaatcgtaCGGCTGAGGCAGGTCGTGCAGCGCTGGAAGACAAAGAGCCTCTCGCGCCGCTccccttcctcctcctcctccgattCCGGCGGAAGCCCTAAGTGCCGCACCCCCTCCGGCTCCCTCGCCGTCTACATCGGACCGGAGCGCTGCCGCTTCGTCATTCCGACTCGCTTCCTCAATTTCCCGGTCTTCGTCGCCCTCCTCGACCAGGCGGAGGAGGAATTCGGCTTCCAAACCGCCGGCGGCCTCGTTCTCCTCTGCGAGCCCGCTTTTTTCTCCCAAATCCTCCGCCTCCTCGACGACGACGAGGAGCGCTTCCGCGGCCTCAGCCTCGACGATTTCATCAACATTGTCGCTGAGGTCAGCTCCGACAGCTTGTCCTGCAAAGAATCGTCGTCCTCCTACGGCTTCGCGCCGCTGCTGCACAAAACTAGGGTTtga